In Carassius auratus strain Wakin chromosome 36, ASM336829v1, whole genome shotgun sequence, the following are encoded in one genomic region:
- the LOC113055322 gene encoding collagen alpha-1(VI) chain-like isoform X2 → MAFNGYIVTMLCALWAGIFALDEKKQSFKECPVDLFFVLDTSESVALRSKPPDFYIDQIKRFTNRFIDQLKDISQPCSRFLTWNSGALHYSDDTELVMGLVDVKTHRSELKAAIDRISYIGKGTYTDCAIKEGIAELVKAGSHYHQNKYIVVVTDGHPLTGYKEPCGGIQEATNEAHQHGIKVFAVAISPDQEDTRLSIIATDKNYRQNFTAADPYRSLQSTTINTIIEMITNETTDVCCSIDCHAPEGPPGLPGDPGHTGESGRPGMPGEKGDVGPPGNPGDPGPVGYQGMKGDQGIKGEKGDRGHKGFKGEKGRHGIDGLDGRKGEPGFSGLPGCKGSPGPNGLQGDTGPKGDPGPYGSKGERGIPGEKGEQGSRGNRGPRGDPGEPGPRGEQGREGSAGPNGEPGEPGRTGAPGYRGDEGPAGPEGPKGSRGIKGSPGDRGLMGERGVDGPPGNGTEGCHGFQGYPGPRGDPGSPGGKGTPGPKGDDGEPGDPGRDNDSPGPDGPRGPKGHRGLEGKEGPPGPPGPPGVDECEILDIIMKMCSCCECKCGPLDILFVVDSSESIGATNFAISKDFIVTLIDRLKIRQFGANESRVGVLQYSGAGAQESVQLGDPNVTTLTDLKQAVKNFRWLAEATYTGEALSVMLNRLIRRVATDRTVVIVLTDGRSNTERDRVPLDVLCGKGLKVGGIGVMDYAERRPNREQINQVACESDRTNSFSFILDNYGVLLEDSFLQNMTKKICEDTKCPSYTCPISFNGDTDILIMMDSSASVGKENFEMTKDFTKMLAERFLKAEGRYLVHVGVGQYSSNTNMEAEFSSDYNEVIAQIAEAKYQGAGTRVTNALTFAIERFKGGGIRKKKLLLFSDGRSQGVDNNQIKNVVRQVTTAGIELYVLAIHNHLHEINLLTLVSQGLPYNYTYVHKHLFKRADYHSLLTGVFYQSVSRKISLD, encoded by the exons AGTGTCCCGTGGACTTGTTCTTTGTGTTGGACACATCTGAAAGTGTGGCCCTCAGATCCAAACCTCCAGATTTTTACATCGACCAGATCAAAAGATTTACCAACCGGTTCATCGATCAGCTGAAAGACAT ATCACAACCATGTAGTCGTTTTTTGACTTGGAACTCTGGAGCGCTGCACTACAGTGATGACACCGAGCTGGTGATGGGGTTAGTTGACGTGAAAACACACCGTTCGGAGCTGAAGGCTGCCATAGATAGAATCAGTTACATCGGCAAAGGAACGTACACCGACTGTGCCATCAAGGAGGGTATCGCTGAGCTAGTCAAAGC GGGCTCCCATTATCATCAGAATAAGTACATTGTGGTGGTCACGGATGGTCATCCTTTGACTGGCTACAAGGAGCCATGTGGTGGGATCCAGGAGGCTACCAATGAGGCACATCAGCATGGTATCAAAGTGTTCGCTGTGGCCATCTCACCTGACCAGGAG GACACCAGACTCTCTATCATTGCCACAGACAAAAACTACAGACAGAACTTCACCGCTGCAGACCCCTACCGCTCCTTGCAATCGACCACTATAAACACCATCATTGAGATGATT acAAATGAAACAACGGATGTG TGCTGCTCCATTGACTGCCAC GCCCCTGAAGGCCCTCCAGGACTACCTGGTGACCCAGGACATACA GGAGAGTCTGGAAGACCAGGCATGCCAGGAGAGAAAGGAGATGTTGGACCTCCG GGAAACCCCGGTGATCCCGGTCCAGTCGGTTACCAAGGAATGAAG GGCGACCAAGGAATAAAAGGTGAAAAG GGTGACAGAGGTCATAAAGGCTTCAAG GGAGAAAAAGGTCGTCATGGTATTGATGGCCTCGATGGACGTAAG GGTGAGCCAGGATTCTCAGGCCTTCCAGGCTGCAAAGGGTCACCAGGGCCAAAT GGCTTGCAAGGAGATACGGGTCCTAAAGGAGATCCCGGGCCATATGGATCCAAAGGAGAAAGA GGCATACCTGGTGAGAAAGGTGAACAAGGTTCCCGTGGTAACAGAGGGCCCAGAGGCGACCCT GGTGAACCTGGACCCCGGGGTGAACAAGGACGTGAGGGATCAGCAGGGCCAAACGGAGAGCCG GGCGAGCCAGGAAGGACAGGGGCACCAGGTTACCGTGGCGATGAGGGTCCTGCTGGGCCAGAG GGACCTAAAGGGTCCAGAGGAATCAAAGGGTCCCCAGGAGACAGAGGCCTGATGGGAGAGAGG GGTGTAGATGGACCACCAGGAAATGGAACCGAGGGTTGCCATGGCTTCCAG GGTTATCCTGGGCCCAGGGGAGATCCAGGATCACCT GGTGGAAAAGGAACCCCTGGACCCAAGGGAGATGATGGAGAGCCAGGTGACCCCGGAAGAGAT aatgaCAGTCCGGGACCAGATGGGCCTAGAGGACCCAAAGGTCACAGAGGTTTAGAAGGAAAAGAG GGACCACCAGGACCACCTGGGCCTCCAGGAGTTGAT gAATGTGAAATTCTGGATATCATCATGAAGATGTGCT ctTGCTGTG aatgcaAATGCGGACCCCTGGACATTCTCTTCGTTGTGGACAGCTCTGAGAGTATTGGAGCTACTAACTTTGCCATCTCTAAAGACTTCATTGTGACGTTAATAGACAGGCTCAAGATAAGACAG TTTGGTGCCAATGAGTCTCGTGTTGGCGTGTTGCAGTACAGTGGTGCAGGTGCTCAGGAGAGCGTACAGCTTGGTGACCCCAACGTTACGACCCTGACGGACCTAAAACA AGCTGTGAAAAACTTCCGCTGGCTGGCTGAAGCCACATACACTGGAGAAGCTTTGAGTGTCATGCTAAACAGGTTGATTAGAAGGGTTGCGACGGACAGGACTGTGGTCATTGTCCTTACTGATGGACGCTCCAACACCGAAAGGGATAGAGTGCCCCTGGACGTGCTGTGTGGAAAGGGACTGAAG GTTGGAGGCATTGGAGTGATGGATTATGCAGAAAGGAGGCCCAATAGAGAGCAGATTAATCAGGTTGCATGTGAATCTGATCGCACAAATAGCTTCTCCTTTATCTTAGACAACTATGGTGTTCTTTTGGAGGACAGTTTCCTGCAAAATATGACTAAGAAAATCTGTGAAG ACACGAAGTGTCCCAGCTATACTTGTCCAA TTTCATTTAATGGCGACACTGATATCCTCATCATGATGGACAGCTCAGCCAGCGTGGGCAAAGAGAACTTTGAGATGACCAAGGACTTCACAAAAATGCTGGCTGAGCGCTTTTTGAAAGCAGAAGGAAGATACCTGGTCCATGTTGGTGTTGGCCAGTACAGCAGCAATACCAACATGGAGGCCGAATTTAGCTCAGATTACAATGAGGTGATTGCTCAAATCGCAGAAGCCAAGTACCAGGGTGCAGGTACTCGGGTAACAAATGCTTTAACCTTCGCAATTGAGCGCTTCAAAGGTGGTGGAATTAGGAAGAAGAAGCTGCTGTTGTTTTCGGATGGTCGTTCCCAAGGCGTAGACAACAACCAGATTAAAAATGTTGTGAGGCAGGTGACCACTGCTGGCATTGAGCTGTATGTGTTGGCCATTCACAACCATCTACATGAGATAAACCTGCTCACCTTGGTGAGCCAAGGCCTTCCCTATAACTACACGTATGTCCACAAACACCTTTTCAAAAGAGCCGACTACCACTCATTGCTTACTGGGGTGTTTTACCAATCTGTATCCCGCAAGATTTCCCTGGATTAG
- the LOC113055322 gene encoding collagen alpha-1(VI) chain-like isoform X1: MAFNGYIVTMLCALWAGIFALDEKKQSFKECPVDLFFVLDTSESVALRSKPPDFYIDQIKRFTNRFIDQLKDISQPCSRFLTWNSGALHYSDDTELVMGLVDVKTHRSELKAAIDRISYIGKGTYTDCAIKEGIAELVKAGSHYHQNKYIVVVTDGHPLTGYKEPCGGIQEATNEAHQHGIKVFAVAISPDQEDTRLSIIATDKNYRQNFTAADPYRSLQSTTINTIIEMITNETTDVCCSIDCHAPEGPPGLPGDPGHTGESGRPGMPGEKGDVGPPGNPGDPGPVGYQGMKGDQGIKGEKGDRGHKGFKGEKGRHGIDGLDGRKGEPGFSGLPGCKGSPGPNGLQGDTGPKGDPGPYGSKGERGDPGRDGPPGRPGNYGFPGTKGERGPRGANGDKGERGDDGSPGPDGPRGERGIPGEKGEQGSRGNRGPRGDPGEPGPRGEQGREGSAGPNGEPGEPGRTGAPGYRGDEGPAGPEGPKGSRGIKGSPGDRGLMGERGVDGPPGNGTEGCHGFQGYPGPRGDPGSPGGKGTPGPKGDDGEPGDPGRDNDSPGPDGPRGPKGHRGLEGKEGPPGPPGPPGVDECEILDIIMKMCSCCECKCGPLDILFVVDSSESIGATNFAISKDFIVTLIDRLKIRQFGANESRVGVLQYSGAGAQESVQLGDPNVTTLTDLKQAVKNFRWLAEATYTGEALSVMLNRLIRRVATDRTVVIVLTDGRSNTERDRVPLDVLCGKGLKVGGIGVMDYAERRPNREQINQVACESDRTNSFSFILDNYGVLLEDSFLQNMTKKICEDTKCPSYTCPISFNGDTDILIMMDSSASVGKENFEMTKDFTKMLAERFLKAEGRYLVHVGVGQYSSNTNMEAEFSSDYNEVIAQIAEAKYQGAGTRVTNALTFAIERFKGGGIRKKKLLLFSDGRSQGVDNNQIKNVVRQVTTAGIELYVLAIHNHLHEINLLTLVSQGLPYNYTYVHKHLFKRADYHSLLTGVFYQSVSRKISLD; encoded by the exons AGTGTCCCGTGGACTTGTTCTTTGTGTTGGACACATCTGAAAGTGTGGCCCTCAGATCCAAACCTCCAGATTTTTACATCGACCAGATCAAAAGATTTACCAACCGGTTCATCGATCAGCTGAAAGACAT ATCACAACCATGTAGTCGTTTTTTGACTTGGAACTCTGGAGCGCTGCACTACAGTGATGACACCGAGCTGGTGATGGGGTTAGTTGACGTGAAAACACACCGTTCGGAGCTGAAGGCTGCCATAGATAGAATCAGTTACATCGGCAAAGGAACGTACACCGACTGTGCCATCAAGGAGGGTATCGCTGAGCTAGTCAAAGC GGGCTCCCATTATCATCAGAATAAGTACATTGTGGTGGTCACGGATGGTCATCCTTTGACTGGCTACAAGGAGCCATGTGGTGGGATCCAGGAGGCTACCAATGAGGCACATCAGCATGGTATCAAAGTGTTCGCTGTGGCCATCTCACCTGACCAGGAG GACACCAGACTCTCTATCATTGCCACAGACAAAAACTACAGACAGAACTTCACCGCTGCAGACCCCTACCGCTCCTTGCAATCGACCACTATAAACACCATCATTGAGATGATT acAAATGAAACAACGGATGTG TGCTGCTCCATTGACTGCCAC GCCCCTGAAGGCCCTCCAGGACTACCTGGTGACCCAGGACATACA GGAGAGTCTGGAAGACCAGGCATGCCAGGAGAGAAAGGAGATGTTGGACCTCCG GGAAACCCCGGTGATCCCGGTCCAGTCGGTTACCAAGGAATGAAG GGCGACCAAGGAATAAAAGGTGAAAAG GGTGACAGAGGTCATAAAGGCTTCAAG GGAGAAAAAGGTCGTCATGGTATTGATGGCCTCGATGGACGTAAG GGTGAGCCAGGATTCTCAGGCCTTCCAGGCTGCAAAGGGTCACCAGGGCCAAAT GGCTTGCAAGGAGATACGGGTCCTAAAGGAGATCCCGGGCCATATGGATCCAAAGGAGAAAGA GGAGATCCTGGCAGAGACGGTCCACCAGGAAGACCTGGGAACTATGGGTTTCCAGGAACAAAG GGAGAAAGGGGTCCTAGAGGCGCCAATGGTGATAAAGGGGAGAGAGGAGATGAC GGATCACCAGGACCAGATGGCCCAAGAGGAGAAAGA GGCATACCTGGTGAGAAAGGTGAACAAGGTTCCCGTGGTAACAGAGGGCCCAGAGGCGACCCT GGTGAACCTGGACCCCGGGGTGAACAAGGACGTGAGGGATCAGCAGGGCCAAACGGAGAGCCG GGCGAGCCAGGAAGGACAGGGGCACCAGGTTACCGTGGCGATGAGGGTCCTGCTGGGCCAGAG GGACCTAAAGGGTCCAGAGGAATCAAAGGGTCCCCAGGAGACAGAGGCCTGATGGGAGAGAGG GGTGTAGATGGACCACCAGGAAATGGAACCGAGGGTTGCCATGGCTTCCAG GGTTATCCTGGGCCCAGGGGAGATCCAGGATCACCT GGTGGAAAAGGAACCCCTGGACCCAAGGGAGATGATGGAGAGCCAGGTGACCCCGGAAGAGAT aatgaCAGTCCGGGACCAGATGGGCCTAGAGGACCCAAAGGTCACAGAGGTTTAGAAGGAAAAGAG GGACCACCAGGACCACCTGGGCCTCCAGGAGTTGAT gAATGTGAAATTCTGGATATCATCATGAAGATGTGCT ctTGCTGTG aatgcaAATGCGGACCCCTGGACATTCTCTTCGTTGTGGACAGCTCTGAGAGTATTGGAGCTACTAACTTTGCCATCTCTAAAGACTTCATTGTGACGTTAATAGACAGGCTCAAGATAAGACAG TTTGGTGCCAATGAGTCTCGTGTTGGCGTGTTGCAGTACAGTGGTGCAGGTGCTCAGGAGAGCGTACAGCTTGGTGACCCCAACGTTACGACCCTGACGGACCTAAAACA AGCTGTGAAAAACTTCCGCTGGCTGGCTGAAGCCACATACACTGGAGAAGCTTTGAGTGTCATGCTAAACAGGTTGATTAGAAGGGTTGCGACGGACAGGACTGTGGTCATTGTCCTTACTGATGGACGCTCCAACACCGAAAGGGATAGAGTGCCCCTGGACGTGCTGTGTGGAAAGGGACTGAAG GTTGGAGGCATTGGAGTGATGGATTATGCAGAAAGGAGGCCCAATAGAGAGCAGATTAATCAGGTTGCATGTGAATCTGATCGCACAAATAGCTTCTCCTTTATCTTAGACAACTATGGTGTTCTTTTGGAGGACAGTTTCCTGCAAAATATGACTAAGAAAATCTGTGAAG ACACGAAGTGTCCCAGCTATACTTGTCCAA TTTCATTTAATGGCGACACTGATATCCTCATCATGATGGACAGCTCAGCCAGCGTGGGCAAAGAGAACTTTGAGATGACCAAGGACTTCACAAAAATGCTGGCTGAGCGCTTTTTGAAAGCAGAAGGAAGATACCTGGTCCATGTTGGTGTTGGCCAGTACAGCAGCAATACCAACATGGAGGCCGAATTTAGCTCAGATTACAATGAGGTGATTGCTCAAATCGCAGAAGCCAAGTACCAGGGTGCAGGTACTCGGGTAACAAATGCTTTAACCTTCGCAATTGAGCGCTTCAAAGGTGGTGGAATTAGGAAGAAGAAGCTGCTGTTGTTTTCGGATGGTCGTTCCCAAGGCGTAGACAACAACCAGATTAAAAATGTTGTGAGGCAGGTGACCACTGCTGGCATTGAGCTGTATGTGTTGGCCATTCACAACCATCTACATGAGATAAACCTGCTCACCTTGGTGAGCCAAGGCCTTCCCTATAACTACACGTATGTCCACAAACACCTTTTCAAAAGAGCCGACTACCACTCATTGCTTACTGGGGTGTTTTACCAATCTGTATCCCGCAAGATTTCCCTGGATTAG